A region from the Pempheris klunzingeri isolate RE-2024b chromosome 17, fPemKlu1.hap1, whole genome shotgun sequence genome encodes:
- the nacc1a gene encoding nucleus accumbens associated 1, BEN and BTB (POZ) domain containing a isoform X1 translates to MAQTLQMAIPNFGNNVLECLNEQRLQGLYCDVSVVVKGHAFKAHRAVLAASSSYFRDLFSSNSGGGSSNETSPTVVELPSAVQPQSFQQILSFCYTGRLSMTVGDQFLLMYTAGFLQIQQIMEKGTEFFLKVSSPSCDSQGLHAEEAPPSEPQSPVTQTSNGAARPASCLTPLSLVSRVKTEQPASQPEAATPYSVVCTPVAKRLWEGGSSRDGGGAGLGGGGGARKAARYSQEAVRGSAIQSPGALGLAMGMGTSLAGMVASGGLSGSAGTNGSSATGLGISEGASPGTLSTYASDSPISYHDDEEEEEGTDECAEEQYRQICNMYTMYSMLNMGAAAAGERVEALPDHTETRGRMRGRDLTCLPAELIAQIGNRCHPKLYEEGDPAEKLELVSGTSVYISRAQLMNCHVSAGTRHKVLLRRLLAAFFDRNTLANSCGTGIRSSTNDPSRKPLDNRVLHAVKFYCQNFATSFKESEMNAIAADMCTNARRVVRKSWIPKLKLLMAESDAYTAFLPDGVKMEDDTLAVDTAFDPSSLETTGGAGMESGGSSGESLPGVGGDGGPLF, encoded by the exons ATGGCCCAGACCCTCCAGATGGCGATCCCAAACTTTGGCAACAATGTTTTGGAGTGTCTGAATGAGCAGCGGCTGCAGGGCCTCTACTGCGATGTCTCCGTGGTGGTCAAGGGCCATGCCTTCAAG GCCCATAGAGCTGTGCTGGCTGCTAGCAGTTCTTATTTTCGGGACCTTTTCAGCAGCAATAGCGGGGGTGGTAGCAGCAATGAGACAAGCCCGACCGTAGTGGAGCTCCCGTCAGCTGTGCAGCCGCAGAGCTTCCAGCAGATTTTGTCTTTCTGCTACACAGGCCGTCTCAGCATGACGGTGGGGGACCAGTTTCTCCTTATGTATACTGCAGGCTTCCTGCAGATCCAGCAGATCATGGAAAAAGGCACTGAATTCTTCCTCAAG GTGTCCTCCCCCAGCTGCGACTCCCAGGGCCTTCATGCCGAGGAGGCTCCACCTTCTGAGCCCCAGAGCCCTGTAACGCAGACCAGTAATGGCGCAGCCCGGCCTGCCTCCTGCCTCACGCCGCTCTCTCTGGTATCACGAGTGAAGACAGAGCAGCCAGCTAGCCAGCCGGAAGCAGCCACTCCTTACTCAGTGGTCTGCACTCCTGTGGCAAAGCGGCTATGGGAGGGTGGCAGCAGCCGAGATGGAGGTGGGGCAGGtttgggtggaggaggaggggccaGGAAGGCAGCCCGTTATTCCCAGGAGGCGGTGCGGGGCAGTGCCATTCAGAGCCCCGGAGCCCTCGGACTGGCTATGGGTATGGGTACCAGCCTGGCGGGCATGGTCGCCAGTGGTGGGCTTAGTGGCAGTGCTGGCACCAATGGGAGCTCTGCAACAGGTCTCGGTATATCAGAAGGTGCCAGCCCTGGCACTCTAAGTACCTACGCCAGTGACTCTCCCATCAGTTaccatgatgatgaagaagaggaagaggggacaGATGAATGTGCTGAGGAGCAGTATAGGCAAATCTGCAACATGTATACCATGTACAGCATGCTCAACATGGGAGCTGCAG CAGCTGGTGAACGTGTTGAGGCTCTACCAGACCACACAGAGACACGGGGTCGGATGAGAGGCAGAGACCTTACATGTCTCCCTGCAGAACTCATTGCCCAGATAGGCAACCGCTGCCATCCCAAACTGTACGAGGAAGGAGACCCTGCTGAGAAACTAGAGTTAGTCTCAg GTACTTCTGTGTATATATCACGAGCCCAGCTAATGAACTGTCATGTGAGCGCAGGGACCAGACATAAggtgctgctgaggaggctgcTGGCTGCCTTCTTTGACAG GAATACTCTGGCCAACAGCTGTGGAACTGGCATCCGCTCGTCCACCAATGACCCCAGTCGCAAGCCCCTGGACAACAGAGTTCTGCATGCAGTCAAAT TTTATTGCCAGAACTTTGCCACCAGCTTCAAAGAGAGCGAGATGAATGCCATAGCAGCTGACATGTGCACCAATGCCCGACGCGTGGTCCGCAAGAGTTGGATCCCCAAGCTGAAGCTATTGATGGCTGAGAGCGACGCCTACACCGCTTTCCTTCCCGACGGCGTCAAGATGGAGGATGACACCCTGGCTGTGGATACGGCCTTCGACCCCTCCTCTTTGGAGACCACCGGCGGTGCTGGCATGGAGTCGGGTGGCTCCTCAGGTGAATCGCTACCAGGTGTGGGCGGGGACGGAGGACCGTTATTTTGA
- the nacc1a gene encoding nucleus accumbens associated 1, BEN and BTB (POZ) domain containing a isoform X2, with amino-acid sequence MAQTLQMAIPNFGNNVLECLNEQRLQGLYCDVSVVVKGHAFKAHRAVLAASSSYFRDLFSSNSGGGSSNETSPTVVELPSAVQPQSFQQILSFCYTGRLSMTVGDQFLLMYTAGFLQIQQIMEKGTEFFLKVSSPSCDSQGLHAEEAPPSEPQSPVTQTSNGAARPASCLTPLSLVSRVKTEQPASQPEAATPYSVVCTPVAKRLWEGGSSRDGGGAGLGGGGGARKAARYSQEAVRGSAIQSPGALGLAMGMGTSLAGMVASGGLSGSAGTNGSSATGLGISEGASPGTLSTYASDSPISYHDDEEEEEGTDECAEEQYRQICNMYTMYSMLNMGAAAGERVEALPDHTETRGRMRGRDLTCLPAELIAQIGNRCHPKLYEEGDPAEKLELVSGTSVYISRAQLMNCHVSAGTRHKVLLRRLLAAFFDRNTLANSCGTGIRSSTNDPSRKPLDNRVLHAVKFYCQNFATSFKESEMNAIAADMCTNARRVVRKSWIPKLKLLMAESDAYTAFLPDGVKMEDDTLAVDTAFDPSSLETTGGAGMESGGSSGESLPGVGGDGGPLF; translated from the exons ATGGCCCAGACCCTCCAGATGGCGATCCCAAACTTTGGCAACAATGTTTTGGAGTGTCTGAATGAGCAGCGGCTGCAGGGCCTCTACTGCGATGTCTCCGTGGTGGTCAAGGGCCATGCCTTCAAG GCCCATAGAGCTGTGCTGGCTGCTAGCAGTTCTTATTTTCGGGACCTTTTCAGCAGCAATAGCGGGGGTGGTAGCAGCAATGAGACAAGCCCGACCGTAGTGGAGCTCCCGTCAGCTGTGCAGCCGCAGAGCTTCCAGCAGATTTTGTCTTTCTGCTACACAGGCCGTCTCAGCATGACGGTGGGGGACCAGTTTCTCCTTATGTATACTGCAGGCTTCCTGCAGATCCAGCAGATCATGGAAAAAGGCACTGAATTCTTCCTCAAG GTGTCCTCCCCCAGCTGCGACTCCCAGGGCCTTCATGCCGAGGAGGCTCCACCTTCTGAGCCCCAGAGCCCTGTAACGCAGACCAGTAATGGCGCAGCCCGGCCTGCCTCCTGCCTCACGCCGCTCTCTCTGGTATCACGAGTGAAGACAGAGCAGCCAGCTAGCCAGCCGGAAGCAGCCACTCCTTACTCAGTGGTCTGCACTCCTGTGGCAAAGCGGCTATGGGAGGGTGGCAGCAGCCGAGATGGAGGTGGGGCAGGtttgggtggaggaggaggggccaGGAAGGCAGCCCGTTATTCCCAGGAGGCGGTGCGGGGCAGTGCCATTCAGAGCCCCGGAGCCCTCGGACTGGCTATGGGTATGGGTACCAGCCTGGCGGGCATGGTCGCCAGTGGTGGGCTTAGTGGCAGTGCTGGCACCAATGGGAGCTCTGCAACAGGTCTCGGTATATCAGAAGGTGCCAGCCCTGGCACTCTAAGTACCTACGCCAGTGACTCTCCCATCAGTTaccatgatgatgaagaagaggaagaggggacaGATGAATGTGCTGAGGAGCAGTATAGGCAAATCTGCAACATGTATACCATGTACAGCATGCTCAACATGGGAGCTGCAG CTGGTGAACGTGTTGAGGCTCTACCAGACCACACAGAGACACGGGGTCGGATGAGAGGCAGAGACCTTACATGTCTCCCTGCAGAACTCATTGCCCAGATAGGCAACCGCTGCCATCCCAAACTGTACGAGGAAGGAGACCCTGCTGAGAAACTAGAGTTAGTCTCAg GTACTTCTGTGTATATATCACGAGCCCAGCTAATGAACTGTCATGTGAGCGCAGGGACCAGACATAAggtgctgctgaggaggctgcTGGCTGCCTTCTTTGACAG GAATACTCTGGCCAACAGCTGTGGAACTGGCATCCGCTCGTCCACCAATGACCCCAGTCGCAAGCCCCTGGACAACAGAGTTCTGCATGCAGTCAAAT TTTATTGCCAGAACTTTGCCACCAGCTTCAAAGAGAGCGAGATGAATGCCATAGCAGCTGACATGTGCACCAATGCCCGACGCGTGGTCCGCAAGAGTTGGATCCCCAAGCTGAAGCTATTGATGGCTGAGAGCGACGCCTACACCGCTTTCCTTCCCGACGGCGTCAAGATGGAGGATGACACCCTGGCTGTGGATACGGCCTTCGACCCCTCCTCTTTGGAGACCACCGGCGGTGCTGGCATGGAGTCGGGTGGCTCCTCAGGTGAATCGCTACCAGGTGTGGGCGGGGACGGAGGACCGTTATTTTGA